A DNA window from Actinomadura luzonensis contains the following coding sequences:
- a CDS encoding GntP family permease, whose amino-acid sequence MHTLTLIARTQEAAVSGGRLVPAALVGIALIVVLITYLKVNPFLSLTVGSLAVAAVAGLPMADAIESFSDGFGATAAGVGVLIALGAMFGKLLADSGGADEIVDTIVGRSSPRALPWAMAVVGALIGLPMFFEIGLVLLMPVIFLVARRSGLSLVRVGIPALAGLSVMHGLVPPHPGPLVAVDALKADLGLTLGLGVLVAIPTLVIAGPLFARYAARWVDVPAPEMYETRPDAGNARRPGFPVTLATVLLPVALMLGKALADIFAAKTQPVRVVLDFLGTPLVALFLAVVVAMFTLGRGSGMDRQALAKSVESALPPIAGILLIVSAGGGFKQTLVDTGIGKLVAQWVQHSGLSVLLLAWLVAVLIRLATGSATVATVTASGILSPLVAGLGPGQTSLLVLAIGAGSVFFSHVNDAGFWLVKEYFGLSVGQTIKSWSLMETVLSVSGLVFTLVLGAFL is encoded by the coding sequence ATGCACACCCTCACCCTGATCGCCCGGACGCAGGAGGCCGCCGTCTCCGGCGGCCGGCTCGTCCCGGCCGCGCTCGTCGGCATCGCCCTGATCGTGGTGCTGATCACCTACCTCAAGGTCAACCCGTTCCTCAGCCTGACCGTGGGCTCGCTCGCGGTCGCGGCGGTCGCCGGGCTGCCGATGGCGGACGCCATCGAGAGCTTCTCCGACGGGTTCGGCGCCACCGCGGCCGGCGTGGGCGTCCTCATCGCGCTCGGCGCCATGTTCGGCAAGCTCCTGGCGGACTCCGGCGGGGCCGACGAGATCGTGGACACCATCGTCGGCCGCTCGTCGCCGCGCGCCCTGCCCTGGGCCATGGCGGTGGTCGGCGCGCTGATCGGGCTGCCCATGTTCTTCGAGATCGGCCTGGTCCTGCTCATGCCGGTGATCTTCCTGGTGGCCCGCCGGTCGGGGCTGTCGCTGGTGCGCGTCGGCATCCCGGCGCTGGCGGGGCTGTCGGTCATGCACGGGCTGGTGCCGCCGCACCCCGGGCCGCTGGTCGCGGTGGACGCGCTGAAGGCCGACCTCGGCCTCACGCTCGGCCTCGGGGTGCTGGTCGCGATCCCGACGCTGGTCATCGCCGGGCCGCTGTTCGCCCGCTACGCCGCCCGCTGGGTGGACGTCCCCGCCCCCGAGATGTACGAGACCCGCCCGGACGCCGGGAACGCCCGCCGGCCCGGCTTCCCCGTCACCCTGGCCACCGTGCTGCTGCCGGTCGCGCTGATGCTCGGCAAGGCCCTGGCCGACATCTTCGCCGCGAAGACCCAGCCGGTCCGGGTCGTGCTGGACTTCCTCGGCACGCCGCTGGTCGCGTTGTTCCTCGCGGTCGTGGTCGCCATGTTCACGCTGGGCCGCGGCTCGGGCATGGACCGGCAGGCGCTGGCGAAGTCGGTGGAGAGCGCGCTGCCGCCGATCGCCGGCATCCTGCTCATCGTCTCGGCGGGCGGCGGCTTCAAGCAGACCCTCGTCGACACCGGCATCGGCAAGCTGGTCGCCCAGTGGGTGCAGCACAGCGGCCTGTCGGTGCTGCTGCTGGCCTGGCTGGTCGCGGTGCTGATCCGGCTGGCCACCGGCTCGGCCACGGTCGCGACGGTCACCGCGTCCGGCATCCTCTCGCCGCTCGTCGCCGGGCTCGGGCCCGGGCAGACCTCGCTGCTGGTGCTCGCGATCGGCGCCGGGTCGGTGTTCTTCTCGCACGTCAACGACGCCGGGTTCTGGCTGGTCAAGGAGTACTTCGGGCTGTCGGTTGGGCAGACGATCAAGAGCTGGTCGCTGATGGAGACCGTGCTGTCGGTGTCGGGGCTGGTCTTCACGCTGGTGCTCGGCGCGTTCCTCTGA
- a CDS encoding GntR family transcriptional regulator has protein sequence MPPAREHAELKLQPLPQAGRSLAEQVISEVRRAVHTGAMVPGRLYSVYQIAEQLNVSRSPVREAMLRLAEAGLVQVERNRGFRVVLPHPREIVEIFGVRLALELPAVRRAAAQVPAGLGVALRATMAKMAAAVEAGDETRFFHLDQALHDRILAAAGNDRARAIVGGLRDTMRILGTSTDDASRTLRQVHEEHEPIVAAVAAGDPAGAERAMRGHLTNTGLILAGQAARAQGEPVDVAALWAAVVDDV, from the coding sequence ATGCCGCCCGCCCGCGAACACGCCGAGCTGAAGCTGCAGCCGCTGCCGCAGGCGGGCCGGTCGCTGGCCGAGCAGGTGATCTCCGAGGTGCGCCGGGCGGTGCACACCGGCGCGATGGTGCCCGGGCGGCTCTACTCCGTCTACCAGATCGCCGAGCAGCTCAACGTCTCGCGCAGCCCCGTGCGCGAGGCCATGCTGCGCCTGGCGGAGGCCGGGCTGGTGCAGGTCGAGCGCAACCGGGGCTTCCGCGTCGTGCTGCCGCACCCGCGCGAGATCGTGGAGATCTTCGGGGTCCGGCTGGCACTGGAGCTGCCCGCCGTCCGGCGCGCCGCGGCGCAGGTCCCCGCCGGGCTCGGGGTGGCGCTGCGGGCGACGATGGCGAAGATGGCCGCCGCCGTCGAGGCCGGCGACGAGACCCGGTTCTTCCACCTCGACCAGGCGCTGCACGACCGCATCCTGGCCGCGGCGGGCAACGACCGGGCCCGCGCGATCGTCGGCGGCCTGCGCGACACCATGCGCATCCTCGGCACCTCCACCGACGACGCCTCCCGCACGCTGCGGCAGGTGCACGAGGAGCACGAGCCGATCGTGGCGGCGGTCGCGGCGGGCGACCCGGCGGGCGCGGAGCGGGCGATGCGCGGCCACCTCACCAACACCGGGCTCATCCTGGCCGGGCAGGCGGCCCGCGCCCAGGGCGAGCCGGTGGACGTGGCCGCCCTGTGGGCGGCCGTGGTGGACGACGTCTGA
- a CDS encoding gluconokinase has translation MLHAEPPNSAPAPPLVVVMGVTGSGKTTVGAALSQRLRVPFADADDLHPPANIAKMSAGIPLDDDDRRPWLEAIGAWLAGHAATGGVVACSALRRRYRDVLRRYAPALTFVHLAGTPEVIRRRVAGRPGHFMPATLVESQFQTLEPLERDEHGIVLDLTEPVERLVDAYLAATAAGPS, from the coding sequence ATGCTCCACGCGGAACCTCCGAACAGCGCGCCGGCTCCCCCGCTCGTCGTCGTGATGGGCGTCACCGGCTCGGGCAAGACCACCGTGGGCGCGGCGCTGAGCCAGCGGCTGCGGGTGCCCTTCGCCGACGCCGACGACCTGCACCCGCCCGCGAACATCGCCAAGATGTCCGCCGGCATCCCCCTCGACGACGACGACCGGCGCCCCTGGCTGGAGGCCATCGGCGCGTGGCTCGCCGGGCACGCGGCCACGGGCGGCGTCGTCGCCTGCTCCGCGCTGCGCCGCCGCTACCGCGACGTCCTGCGCAGGTACGCGCCCGCGCTCACGTTCGTGCACCTGGCCGGGACGCCGGAGGTCATCCGGCGGCGCGTGGCCGGGCGGCCGGGGCACTTCATGCCCGCCACCCTCGTGGAGTCGCAGTTCCAGACCCTGGAGCCGCTCGAACGCGACGAGCACGGCATCGTGCTCGACCTCACCGAGCCCGTGGAGCGGCTGGTCGACGCCTACCTCGCCGCCACCGCCGCCGGCCCCTCCTGA
- a CDS encoding GTP-binding protein: MGYAASEPGTTAVASALAIKILIAGGFGVGKTTMVGTISEIRPLHTEELLSERGVGVDDLSGVESKTTTTVALDFGRITIRDGLWLYLFGTPGQDRFWFMWDELALGALGAVVLADTRRLQDCFPAVDYFEQRGIPFVVAVNCFDGARRYEPVKVRRALGLSATTPIVLCDVRRRESVKEVLTTLVTYAVKGLQPPG, encoded by the coding sequence ATGGGCTACGCAGCCTCTGAGCCGGGGACGACGGCCGTCGCCTCGGCCCTGGCCATCAAGATCCTCATCGCGGGCGGTTTCGGCGTCGGCAAGACCACCATGGTCGGCACGATCAGCGAGATCCGCCCCCTGCACACCGAGGAGCTGCTGAGCGAGCGCGGCGTCGGGGTGGACGACCTGTCGGGCGTGGAGTCCAAGACCACCACCACCGTCGCGCTGGACTTCGGCCGCATCACCATCCGCGACGGGCTGTGGCTGTACCTGTTCGGCACGCCGGGGCAGGACCGGTTCTGGTTCATGTGGGACGAGCTGGCCCTCGGCGCGCTCGGGGCCGTGGTGCTGGCCGACACGCGCCGCCTCCAGGACTGCTTCCCCGCGGTCGACTACTTCGAGCAGCGCGGCATCCCGTTCGTGGTGGCGGTCAACTGCTTCGACGGGGCGCGCCGGTACGAGCCGGTCAAGGTGCGGCGGGCCCTCGGCCTCAGCGCGACGACCCCGATCGTGCTGTGCGACGTGCGGCGGCGCGAGTCGGTCAAGGAGGTGCTGACGACACTCGTCACGTACGCGGTGAAGGGGCTGCAGCCGCCGGGGTGA
- a CDS encoding alpha/beta fold hydrolase: protein MFDDFATDVIDVGETELFVRHGGSGAPLLLLHGHPRTHATWHRVAPLLAPHYYVVCPDLRGYGRSGKPPTTPDHAPYGKRAMARDMVALMRALGHDRFAVAGHDRGAYVAHRLAADHPGAVSRLVIMDAVPIGEALARADARFAASWWHWFFFGQTDKPAERVINADPDAWYQATAEQMGEEAYEDYRRAIHDPDTVHGMCEDYRAGLTVDRAADDADRAAGRRVTCPTLFLWSSKDDMEELYGDPLAIWRTWADDVTGHPIDSGHHVAEEAPEELAASLLGFLRP, encoded by the coding sequence ATGTTCGACGACTTCGCGACCGATGTGATCGACGTGGGCGAGACGGAGCTGTTCGTCCGGCACGGCGGCTCCGGCGCCCCGCTGCTGCTCCTCCACGGCCACCCCCGTACGCACGCGACCTGGCACCGGGTCGCCCCCCTCCTCGCTCCCCATTACTACGTGGTCTGCCCCGACCTGCGCGGCTACGGCCGTTCCGGCAAGCCGCCCACGACCCCCGACCACGCCCCCTACGGCAAGCGCGCCATGGCCCGCGACATGGTGGCGCTGATGCGCGCGCTCGGCCACGACCGCTTCGCGGTGGCCGGGCACGACCGGGGCGCGTACGTGGCCCACCGTCTCGCCGCCGACCACCCCGGCGCGGTGTCGCGGCTGGTCATCATGGACGCGGTGCCCATCGGCGAGGCGCTGGCCCGCGCCGACGCGCGTTTCGCGGCGTCCTGGTGGCACTGGTTCTTCTTCGGCCAGACCGACAAACCCGCCGAACGGGTCATCAACGCCGACCCGGACGCCTGGTACCAGGCCACCGCCGAGCAGATGGGCGAGGAGGCGTACGAGGACTACCGCCGCGCCATCCACGACCCGGACACGGTCCACGGCATGTGCGAGGACTACCGCGCCGGCCTCACGGTGGACCGCGCCGCCGACGACGCCGACCGGGCCGCGGGCCGCCGCGTCACCTGCCCCACGCTGTTCCTGTGGTCCTCGAAGGACGACATGGAGGAGCTGTACGGCGACCCGCTGGCCATCTGGCGCACCTGGGCCGACGACGTGACCGGCCACCCGATCGACAGCGGCCACCACGTCGCCGAGGAGGCTCCGGAGGAGCTGGCGGCATCCCTGCTGGGCTTCCTGCGGCCATGA
- a CDS encoding sensor histidine kinase, translating into MSSPPPIRAKLLRILLLPLVSMAALWGFIAYSSVQEISDVSQTQDRWEAIGSPVLQLIIELQRERQLSAEAPRSTGSYAPLLDQRRNTDVKVDRLREVIGTVDAGEEAPAQVRALVQALDGLQSLRASADGGVLAPPLTIIEAYNNLIAVANRQFTDRDALSDVSSFRSVRGMAAYVATAEYLGREHAVLTATIVQRRMSPTDRAAFVAAMSSRRLVFANAERDAGPELKADYDELVASLHYRRVVEVEDELFTFDTGGPPPVEGAQWKGDAEALLGAINRDTQAELARAAEEAESQKSGAYWRVGIVLLLGLAAMLVSLALSYRFGRSLIEELRRLQASAVELAEERLPRLVERLRRGDDVDPATEAPGLDPADTAEVDRVVDAFSAVRRTAVEAAVGQAALRKGVGQVFLNLARRNQALLHRQLALLDTMERRVDEPEVLEDLFKLDHLTTRMRRHAENLIILSDAVPARRWRDPVQLFDVVRAAVLEVEDYTRVTVAPMPQAPMLVGAAVTDVIHLVAELVENATVFSPPDTSVQIRGMTAANGFALEVEDRGLGLNQDTLDQLNARLADPPEFDLDDSDRLGLFVVSRLAARHGIKISLRRSPYDGTTAIVLLPGALLAGTDEPARPAEPVSAGRPVRALDTGHGEPAPPAAPEPRAPLDATLLNTVLDPVPDPVLDGGTIVNGHAARPGDARPEEPVRPERGTWFDAAVPPGPPAGWSVTVPPQEADDDLDGLPMRVPQASLAPQLRTATRGRNPGISVRTPEELAQLMSSMQQGWQQGRRQADERGQDVWNRKDDHPDARPQK; encoded by the coding sequence ATGAGCTCGCCCCCTCCGATCCGTGCCAAACTGCTCCGGATCCTGTTACTCCCGCTGGTGTCGATGGCGGCCCTGTGGGGCTTCATCGCGTACTCCAGCGTCCAGGAGATCAGCGACGTCTCGCAGACCCAGGACCGCTGGGAGGCCATCGGCTCGCCGGTGCTGCAGCTCATCATCGAGCTGCAGCGCGAGCGGCAGCTCTCGGCCGAGGCCCCGCGCAGCACCGGGTCGTACGCGCCCCTCCTGGACCAGCGCCGCAACACCGACGTCAAGGTGGACCGGCTGCGCGAGGTCATCGGCACCGTCGACGCGGGCGAGGAGGCCCCCGCCCAGGTGCGCGCCCTGGTGCAGGCCCTCGACGGGCTGCAGTCGCTGCGCGCCTCGGCCGACGGCGGCGTGCTGGCCCCGCCGCTGACCATCATCGAGGCGTACAACAACCTCATCGCGGTGGCCAACCGGCAGTTCACCGACCGCGACGCGCTGAGCGACGTCTCCTCCTTCCGCTCGGTGCGCGGCATGGCGGCCTACGTCGCCACCGCCGAGTACCTGGGCCGCGAGCACGCGGTGCTCACCGCCACCATCGTGCAGCGGCGGATGTCGCCCACCGACCGGGCCGCGTTCGTGGCCGCGATGAGCAGCCGCCGGCTGGTCTTCGCCAACGCCGAGCGCGACGCCGGCCCCGAGCTGAAGGCCGACTACGACGAGCTGGTGGCCAGCCTGCACTACCGGCGGGTGGTCGAGGTCGAGGACGAGCTGTTCACCTTCGACACCGGCGGGCCGCCGCCCGTCGAGGGCGCCCAGTGGAAGGGCGACGCCGAGGCGCTGCTCGGCGCCATCAACCGGGACACCCAGGCCGAGCTGGCCAGGGCCGCCGAGGAGGCGGAGAGCCAGAAGAGCGGCGCGTACTGGCGGGTCGGGATCGTCCTGCTCCTCGGGCTCGCCGCGATGCTGGTGTCGCTGGCGCTGTCCTACCGCTTCGGCCGCTCGCTCATCGAGGAGCTGCGGCGGCTGCAGGCGTCGGCGGTGGAGCTGGCCGAGGAGCGGCTGCCCCGCCTGGTGGAACGGCTGCGCCGCGGCGACGACGTGGACCCGGCCACCGAGGCCCCCGGCCTGGACCCGGCCGACACCGCCGAGGTCGACCGCGTGGTGGACGCCTTCTCGGCGGTGCGCCGCACCGCGGTCGAGGCCGCGGTCGGGCAGGCGGCCCTGCGCAAGGGCGTCGGCCAGGTGTTCCTCAACCTGGCGCGGCGCAACCAGGCGCTGCTGCACCGGCAGCTCGCGCTGCTCGACACGATGGAGCGCAGGGTGGACGAGCCCGAGGTGCTGGAGGACCTGTTCAAGCTCGACCACCTCACCACCCGCATGCGGCGGCACGCGGAGAACCTCATCATCCTGTCCGACGCGGTCCCGGCGCGCCGCTGGCGCGACCCGGTCCAGCTCTTCGACGTCGTACGGGCGGCGGTGCTGGAGGTCGAGGACTACACCCGGGTCACGGTCGCGCCGATGCCGCAGGCCCCGATGCTGGTCGGGGCGGCGGTCACCGACGTCATCCACCTGGTGGCCGAGCTGGTGGAGAACGCCACCGTCTTCTCGCCGCCCGACACCTCCGTGCAGATCCGCGGCATGACGGCGGCCAACGGCTTCGCCCTGGAGGTGGAGGACCGCGGGCTCGGGCTCAACCAGGACACCCTGGACCAGCTCAACGCCCGCCTCGCCGACCCCCCGGAGTTCGACCTGGACGACAGCGACCGGCTCGGGCTGTTCGTGGTGTCCCGGCTGGCGGCGCGGCACGGGATCAAGATCTCGCTGCGGCGGTCGCCGTACGACGGGACCACCGCGATCGTGCTGCTGCCCGGCGCGCTGCTGGCCGGGACGGACGAGCCGGCCCGGCCCGCCGAGCCCGTCAGCGCGGGCCGGCCGGTGCGCGCGCTCGACACCGGCCACGGCGAGCCGGCGCCGCCCGCCGCGCCGGAGCCCCGCGCGCCGCTCGACGCCACCCTCCTGAACACCGTCCTCGACCCCGTGCCCGACCCCGTCCTCGACGGTGGCACGATCGTCAACGGCCACGCGGCCCGGCCGGGGGACGCGCGGCCGGAGGAGCCGGTCAGGCCCGAACGCGGGACCTGGTTCGACGCCGCCGTCCCCCCCGGCCCGCCCGCCGGCTGGAGCGTCACCGTGCCCCCGCAGGAGGCCGACGACGACCTCGACGGCCTGCCCATGCGGGTGCCACAGGCCAGCCTCGCCCCTCAGCTCCGCACCGCCACGCGCGGCCGGAATCCCGGCATCTCCGTGCGTACGCCGGAGGAGCTCGCACAACTCATGTCCTCCATGCAGCAGGGCTGGCAGCAAGGACGCCGCCAGGCCGACGAGCGCGGACAGGACGTGTGGAACCGAAAGGACGACCATCCCGATGCCCGACCCCAGAAGTGA
- a CDS encoding FHA domain-containing protein produces MPPVIVGREGPSAGRQFPLGERPMTFGRRSDSTVVIASGRASRAHAEVRPDGGRYVLHDLGSRNGTLVNGARVVTHVLRPGDVITIGDEVFGFETAADEADTIMDRQPAPAAARAVDPAQVLRVTISGGGPVGLAFALLLDQLMGERVAVTVYDGRWTSDGGRVVWKGKEQGNVRRQQVVTVQSRQYLNLPERAQARLFAPGAFTEMWPTGPDSIRGQGPRNLRIAYIEDTLLELANERSGRIRLVPERFSPEEHRESAAQGHVLAICEGGRSRTRAHFAGKFGNADTSIYSLDGHHLQDVVLGLRVRSALPDPMTVLLTVAQNRFLLNALRGEGFLNMRLTDEEAKEVIGIDPVRHVFEQCVASSPCLMDRTELGEFHCSTHGTLFLPALVKGSPLWGRVREGLRLFGVAEEDLSAVTAFRLDMVQRPRFTAQLYPPTSGTPGTYGFLLGDAANAIHFWPGRGLNSGLASAISLARSLSQSWRGRPLRDADFIRHEAAMSMLQYRHKSRAWKAMVATDGQGVTRAIKDLIADGLTAGAATAPGEPDADLGVFLDRVRRIRDRLAPRIPGMPDDATLGAQLRGLRPETLRAFLSGGAWDTLIMGGEEVDIDIFYRQDPPDVLVSAQAPLPDDRQQATKVIRRGPRGQMV; encoded by the coding sequence ATGCCGCCGGTGATCGTGGGACGTGAGGGTCCTTCAGCAGGAAGACAATTCCCGCTCGGCGAGCGGCCGATGACGTTCGGCCGCAGGAGCGACAGCACCGTCGTGATCGCCAGCGGGCGGGCCTCGCGCGCGCACGCCGAGGTGCGGCCGGACGGGGGCCGCTACGTCCTGCACGACCTCGGCAGCCGCAACGGCACCCTGGTCAACGGCGCCCGCGTCGTCACGCACGTGCTCAGGCCCGGCGACGTGATCACGATCGGCGACGAGGTCTTCGGCTTCGAGACGGCGGCCGACGAGGCCGACACCATCATGGACAGGCAGCCGGCGCCCGCCGCCGCCCGCGCCGTGGACCCGGCACAGGTCCTGCGCGTCACGATCAGCGGCGGCGGCCCCGTCGGGCTCGCCTTCGCCCTGCTCCTCGACCAGCTCATGGGCGAGCGCGTCGCCGTCACCGTGTACGACGGCCGCTGGACGAGCGACGGCGGCCGGGTCGTGTGGAAGGGCAAGGAGCAGGGCAACGTCCGGCGGCAGCAGGTCGTGACCGTGCAGAGCCGCCAGTACCTCAACCTGCCCGAGCGGGCGCAGGCCCGGCTGTTCGCGCCCGGCGCGTTCACCGAGATGTGGCCGACCGGGCCCGACTCCATCCGCGGCCAGGGCCCGCGCAACCTGCGCATCGCCTACATCGAGGACACGCTGCTGGAGCTGGCGAACGAGCGCTCCGGCCGCATCCGGCTGGTCCCCGAGCGCTTCTCGCCCGAGGAGCACCGCGAGAGCGCCGCCCAGGGGCACGTCCTGGCCATCTGCGAGGGCGGGCGCTCACGCACCCGCGCGCACTTCGCCGGCAAGTTCGGCAACGCCGACACCTCGATCTACTCCCTCGACGGCCACCACCTGCAGGACGTCGTGCTCGGCCTCCGCGTCAGGTCCGCGCTGCCGGACCCGATGACGGTGCTGCTCACCGTGGCCCAGAACCGCTTCCTGCTGAACGCGCTGCGCGGCGAGGGCTTCCTCAACATGCGCCTGACCGACGAGGAGGCCAAGGAGGTCATCGGCATCGACCCGGTCCGGCACGTCTTCGAGCAGTGCGTCGCCTCCAGCCCGTGCCTGATGGACCGCACCGAGCTGGGCGAGTTCCACTGCTCGACGCACGGCACGCTGTTCCTGCCCGCGCTGGTCAAGGGCTCGCCGCTGTGGGGGCGGGTGCGGGAGGGGCTGCGCCTGTTCGGGGTGGCGGAGGAGGACCTGAGCGCGGTCACCGCGTTCCGGCTGGACATGGTGCAGCGGCCGCGCTTCACCGCCCAGCTCTACCCGCCGACCTCGGGCACGCCCGGCACGTACGGGTTCCTGCTCGGCGACGCCGCCAACGCCATCCACTTCTGGCCGGGACGCGGCCTCAACAGCGGCCTGGCCTCGGCCATCTCGCTGGCGCGGAGCCTCAGCCAGAGCTGGCGCGGCCGGCCCCTCAGGGACGCCGACTTCATCCGGCACGAGGCGGCCATGTCGATGCTGCAGTACCGGCACAAGAGCCGCGCCTGGAAGGCGATGGTCGCCACGGACGGGCAGGGGGTCACCCGCGCCATCAAGGACCTGATCGCCGACGGCCTCACAGCGGGCGCGGCCACAGCGCCCGGCGAGCCCGACGCGGACCTCGGCGTCTTCCTGGACCGGGTGCGGCGGATCCGCGACCGGCTCGCGCCGCGCATCCCCGGCATGCCGGACGACGCCACCCTCGGCGCCCAGCTCCGGGGCCTGCGGCCCGAGACGCTGCGCGCGTTCCTGTCGGGCGGGGCTTGGGACACGCTGATCATGGGCGGGGAGGAGGTGGACATCGACATCTTCTACCGGCAGGACCCGCCGGACGTGCTCGTGTCCGCCCAGGCCCCGCTCCCGGACGACCGGCAGCAGGCCACCAAGGTCATCCGCAGGGGGCCGCGCGGGCAGATGGTGTGA
- a CDS encoding CoA-binding protein, producing MSNPFADENVIRRLLADTRTWAFVGLSDNPERTAYDQAGLLQRRGKRIVPVHPAAATVLGEPGYATLAEVPGPVDVVAIYRRAEVAGESVDEAIAIGARAVWLPLGVVDEAAARRALDAGLDVVMDRCPGVEWALRRTA from the coding sequence ATGAGCAACCCTTTCGCGGACGAGAACGTCATCCGGCGCCTGCTCGCCGACACCCGCACCTGGGCCTTCGTCGGGCTGTCGGACAACCCGGAGCGCACGGCGTACGACCAGGCGGGCCTGCTCCAGCGCCGCGGCAAGCGGATCGTCCCCGTGCACCCGGCCGCCGCCACCGTGCTCGGCGAGCCGGGCTACGCCACGCTGGCCGAGGTGCCGGGCCCGGTGGACGTCGTCGCGATCTACCGGCGCGCCGAGGTGGCCGGGGAGAGCGTGGACGAGGCGATCGCGATCGGGGCCCGGGCGGTGTGGCTGCCGCTCGGCGTCGTGGACGAGGCGGCGGCGCGGCGGGCCCTGGACGCCGGGCTGGACGTGGTGATGGACCGCTGTCCCGGCGTCGAGTGGGCGCTCCGCCGCACCGCCTGA
- a CDS encoding FadR/GntR family transcriptional regulator — translation MRGLHGSVLDELGLLITSAAVPPGHVLRIEELEARFRVSRTVVREAVRVLESMGLVRSRRRVGVIVAPREAWHVFDPRVIRWRLDGEGRLAQLRSLSELRRGVEPAAAALAAARATPAQCGELAGAVMRMAAHGRAGDLESYLAADVGFHRTLLEASGNEMMAALAGVVAEVLRGRTRHHLMPDRPDPAAIRLHAEVAEAVQGGDGPAAERAMRAIVDEAAHAMLTGRPA, via the coding sequence ATGCGGGGTCTGCACGGCAGCGTTCTCGACGAGCTGGGCCTGCTGATCACCTCGGCCGCCGTCCCGCCCGGCCACGTGCTCCGCATCGAGGAGCTGGAGGCCCGCTTCCGCGTCTCGCGCACCGTCGTCAGGGAGGCCGTCCGCGTCCTGGAGTCGATGGGCCTGGTACGGAGCCGGCGGCGGGTCGGGGTCATCGTCGCGCCGCGCGAGGCCTGGCACGTGTTCGACCCGCGGGTGATCCGGTGGCGGCTCGACGGCGAGGGCCGCCTGGCGCAGCTCCGCTCGCTCAGCGAGCTGCGCCGCGGCGTCGAGCCCGCCGCGGCCGCGCTGGCCGCCGCCCGCGCCACGCCCGCGCAGTGCGGCGAGCTGGCGGGCGCCGTCATGCGGATGGCCGCCCACGGGCGCGCCGGCGACCTGGAGAGCTACCTCGCCGCCGACGTCGGCTTCCACCGCACGCTGCTGGAGGCGAGCGGCAACGAGATGATGGCGGCGCTCGCCGGCGTGGTGGCCGAGGTGCTGCGCGGGCGCACCCGCCACCACCTGATGCCCGACCGGCCCGACCCGGCCGCGATCCGCCTGCACGCCGAGGTCGCCGAGGCCGTGCAGGGCGGCGACGGGCCGGCGGCCGAGCGGGCCATGCGCGCGATCGTGGACGAGGCCGCCCACGCCATGCTCACCGGCCGGCCCGCCTGA
- a CDS encoding roadblock/LC7 domain-containing protein gives MPDPRSELSWLLDDLTQRVPGIRHAIVLSADGLAMGGSRDLTREDAEHLSAISAGSHSLAMGAGRHFGLGGVRQTIIEMEGGFLFVTAAGQGARLAVLAAADAELGMVTYEMALMVKRVGEHLSAQPRGAAPAPAWNGARP, from the coding sequence ATGCCCGACCCCAGAAGTGAACTGAGCTGGCTCCTCGACGACCTGACCCAGCGCGTCCCCGGCATCCGGCACGCCATCGTGCTGTCCGCCGACGGGCTCGCCATGGGCGGCTCGCGTGACCTGACCCGCGAGGACGCCGAGCACCTGTCCGCCATCTCCGCCGGCAGTCACAGCCTCGCGATGGGCGCGGGCCGGCATTTCGGCCTGGGCGGCGTACGGCAGACGATCATCGAGATGGAAGGGGGCTTCCTGTTCGTCACCGCGGCGGGCCAGGGAGCCCGGCTGGCGGTGCTCGCGGCGGCCGACGCCGAGCTGGGCATGGTCACCTACGAGATGGCGCTGATGGTCAAGAGGGTCGGCGAGCACCTCTCCGCGCAGCCGAGGGGAGCGGCACCGGCACCCGCCTGGAACGGCGCGAGACCGTGA
- a CDS encoding DUF742 domain-containing protein produces MTGEDPGPLIRLYGLTGGRARPQGETFDLVAIVTTAAGSHEFADLLPEHRAVLSLCRRPTPVADVAAHLRLPLNITRVILGDLRREGLVGIERPRPAAQTIDERIYREVLHGLRSL; encoded by the coding sequence GTGACCGGTGAGGACCCCGGCCCCCTGATCCGCCTGTACGGGCTGACCGGGGGCCGGGCGCGCCCGCAGGGCGAGACGTTCGACCTGGTGGCCATCGTGACGACGGCCGCGGGTTCGCACGAGTTCGCGGACCTGCTCCCCGAGCACCGCGCCGTGCTGTCGCTGTGCCGCCGGCCGACCCCGGTGGCCGACGTCGCGGCGCACCTCAGGCTGCCGCTGAACATCACCCGGGTCATCCTGGGCGACCTGCGGCGCGAGGGCCTGGTCGGCATCGAACGCCCCCGCCCCGCGGCGCAGACGATCGACGAACGCATCTACAGGGAAGTGCTGCATGGGCTACGCAGCCTCTGA